ACGTTCCAGCTCCGCCGACGCGTTCCACCGCTATGCCGGCCGCGTACGCCTCCGTCGTCGCGCGGGCCGCACCCGACAGGGTCGCGCCGTGGCCGATCTCCACGAACGTGTCGTACCCCTCCCGGGCCAGCCGCTCCACGGCCGCCCCGAACCGCACCGGACGCTCGGCGTGGTCACGCAGGTACTCCGGGCCGAGGACCGGCTGCCACTCGGCGGTGACGGTGCTCAGGAGGGGAACGGACGGCACCTGCGGGTCCAACGCACGGGCCGCGTCGGCGAGCCGGTCGGCGACCGGCCGCATCAGCGGTGAATGGAAGGCCCGGGAGACCCGCAGCCGACGCGTGGGGAAGCCCAGCCCTTCGAGGTCGGCGGCGGCGCGCTCCACCGCACGGACGCCCCCGGAGAGGACCTGGAGCCCCGGACCGTTGTACGCGGCCACGGCGAGCGCCCCGTCGGACTCCACCACCGCCGCGGCGACGGCCTCCTCACCCCCGCGCACGGCGATCATGGCTCCAGGCTCGGTGAACGCGCCCATGAGACGGCCGCGTTCGGCTGCGAACCGCACCGCCTCCCCGAGAGTGAGCACCCCGCTGACACACGCGGCGGTGATCTCCCCGACGCTGTGCCCGGCCACCGCGTCCGGCTCCACGCCCCAGGTGCGCAACTGACGGGCGAGAGCCACCCCGGAGGCGACGAGGAGCGGCTGCGCCACCTCGGTCGCGGCCTGCGCGGCGGGGTCCGCTTCCAGGTCCAGCGCCCAGTCCAGCAGGGGCCGCCCGTACACCGGACCGAGCAGCGCGGACGCCTCGTCGAGCGTGTCCCGGAACACCCGGGCCGTCCGGTACAGCGCCAGGTCCTGGGCGGGGAACTGCGAACCCTGCCCGGGGAACAGGAAGACCACGCGCGGCCGGGAGCGGACGAGGCTCCCGACCTGCCCGCCCGCCACTCCCGTTCCCGCGGCGGCGATGGCGGAGAGCCGGTCCCGCAGGTCACCGTCGGCGATGACGGCGAGCCGGTGGGGCCCATCGTCCCGGGACGTGCTCGCGGTTCGGCAGACGTCGCCCTCGCGCAGAAGCGGACGGCTTTCCAGGTGCGCGGCGAGCCGGGCCACGGAGTCCCGCAGCGCGCCCGCGCTGCGCGCCGACAGCGTCAGCAGGTGAGGCCCTTCGGCCGCGACTTCACCCGCGACACCCGTCGACCGGGCAGCTGGGACGGCAGGGACAGCCGAGGCGGCAGGGACTGCCGAGACAACCGGGGACGCCGGGGGCGGGGCCTGTTCGAGGACGGCATGGGCGTTGGTGCCGCCGAAGCCGAACGCGTTGATCCCCGCGACGAGGGGCTCGGCGGACGTCCAGTGCCGTGCCTCGGCCACCACGGTGAAACCTGCGGCGGCGAGGCCAGGAGAGGCTGGGGAGTGGTGCAGCGACGGCGGGAGCCTGCGGTGGCCCAGCGCCAGCACGACCTTCACCAGCGCGGGCAGTGCCGCGGCGTTCAGCAGATGCCCGATGTTGGTCTTCACCGAACCGAGCAACCGCGGTTCGCCGTCGGGTAGTCCGGGAAAGGCGTGGGCCAGCGAACGCAGCTCGATCGGGTCCCCCACGGCCGTGCCGGTCCCGTGGGCCTCCACATAGCTCACCGAGGCGGGATCGACGCCCGCCGCCTCGTACGCCCGGGTGATGACCTCCCGCTGCCGCAACGGGTTGGGCGCCATGAGGCTCATCGACCGGCCGTCGTTGTTGACGGCCGTGCCCCGGACCACCGCGAGCACCGGATCGCCATTCAGGTGGGCGGCGTCGAGGCGCGTCAGGACGATGGCCGCGCCGCCCTCGCCGGGCACGAAGCCGTCGGCGTCGGAGCTGAAGGCGCGGCTGCGCCCGGTGGGGGAGAGGGCCCCCGCTTCTTCCAGCAGCCGGTGCGGGGCCGAGGTCAGGTGGAGGTTGACCCCGCCGATGACGGCGAGGTCGCACTCGCCGTCCAGGAGGCTGCGCCGGGCCAGGTGCAGAGCCACCAGGCCCGACGAGCAGGCCGTGTCCACCGCGAGCGCGGGACCGTCGAGGTCGAGACTCTGCGAGACCCGGGCGGCGACGAGGGCCGGCAGGTTTCCGGTGAGCACCCCGGGCAGCGGGGAGCCGTAGCCCGAGGCCCGCTCCAGGACTTCCCGATAGCCGCTGTCCCCGACCGCCGCGAACACACCGATCCTGCGACCGCGTCGGCGGGGCCCCGCGTATCCGGCACGTTCGAGGGCCTCGTGCGCGAGTTCCAGGAAGAGCCGGGCCTGCGGGTCGAGTGCGCGTGCCTCGTCCTCGCCGATGCCGAAGTAGCCGGGGTCGAAAGCGGCCGGATCCTCCAGGAGCGCAGCCCATCGCTTCCGGGGAACTGCCGGAGTCATCGGTGTTGCCGGAGCCGCCGGAGCCGAACCCGGTCGGGCATTCGGAAGGTCCTGGCCGTCGTCCCATCGTCCACGTGGTACGGGGGCGACGGCGTCGTGCCCGTCGACGAGCAGCTCCCAGAAGTCCTCGGGGCTGTCGGCGCCGGGGAACCGGCAGGCCATCCCGATGACGGCCGCGGCGGTGGCGGCACCCTGGGGCCCGGTCGCGCCCACCGCGGCCGTTCCTCCGGTCCGCCGAGGGCCGCTCTCCAAGGTTTCCGCATCGGAGGCTCCCGTACCTGGCGTCACTGGACCGGGCACCACCGTCAGAAGGTGACCGGCCAGCGCGGCCACCGTGCCGTGGTCGCGGATGACCGCCGGCGGCAGTGTCACACCGAAGGCGTCCTCCAGCGCCACCAGCACCTCCATGGCCTTGAGCGACGTCCCTCCGAGGCTCCCGAACGGCTCGTGCGCCCCGATCGACCCGGCGGGCCGCCCCAGGACCCGTGCCCACGCATCCCGCACGATCTCGACGGTCTCCGCCCCGCCCCGGGGCGCCGTCGTGGGAGGTTCCGCCGCAGGCCGTGCGGATTCCGCCGGACCGGTCACGGCAGACGCGCTGCCACCTCCGTCACCCGCGGCGCCCTTCCCCGCCTCCGGCTCACCGGCCCGCCGCTCACCCGACCCGAACGCGCCCTCCTCGAAACGCTCCCGCAGCCGCCGACGTTGCAGCTTGCCGCTCGTCGTACGCGGAAACGCGCCCGGCGGCACGGCCAGCACCCGCACATCGTCGTGGAGCAGGGCCTCGCGCACCCGGGCCGCGACGCGTTCGAGTACGTCCGCAGCCTCGCTCGCGGGCCGTGCCCAGGGGACGAACACCACGACGCGCTCAGCACCGGTGACCGGGTCGGTCGACCCGACCACCGCCGGGGTGCCGGGAGGGAGTCCGGGCGTCGCGGCCGCGACCTCCTCCATGTCCGTGGCGTGGAAGGTGCGGCCGTTGAGGAACAGCACGTCCTTGTGCCGGCCCGTGACGCACAGTCGGCCGTCGCGCAGGAACCCGAGATCACCGGTGCGGAGCCATCCCCCGGCGAACACCTCCGCGCTGACGTCGGGAAGACGGTGGTAACCACGGGCCAGTTGGGGGCCGCTGACCATGATGTGCCCGGTCCGCCGGTCTCCGAGGACGGTGCCCGCGTCGTCGACGATGCGCACGGCGCAGCCGGCCACCGGCCGCCCGACGTCCATCAACTCGACGGCCCCATCGCCCGGTTCGGCGTCCACCGCCACGCCGCGGCTCAACGACGCCCGGTCCAGGACCAGGGGCTCGGCCACCTCCCCCGGCGGCGGGAAGGTCACCGCCAGCGTCGCCTCCGCCAGGCCGTAGACCGGCTGGGCCGCCGCTGGGTCCAGCCCCGAAGGCCGGGTCTTGTCGGCGAAGGCACGCCACACCGCGGGCGCGATCGGCTCCGCCCCGACCAGGACCAGCCGCACGGCAGAGAGGTCCAGCCGGGCCAGGACCTCGTCGGGAACACGGCGTACGGCCAGTGCCAGGGCGAAGTTGGCGGCGGACAGCACCGTGGCCCGGTGCCGGGCCGCCACCTCGAACCACAGGCGGGGCCTCTTGGCGAACGACAGCGGACCGATCTTGACCTGCCGGGCCCGGGCGGCCAGCGGAGCGAGATGGGTGCCGATCAGCCCCATGTCGTGGAAGTACGGCATCCAGCTGACCACCACGTCGTCGGGGCCCAGCGCCGAAGCGGCCCGTATCTGCTCCAGATTGGCCAGCACCGCGCCGTGCGTCACCTCCACCCCCTTGGGCGCACCGGTGCTCCCCGAGGAGAACTGCACGAACGCGACGTCGTCGGGCCCGGCGGTGACAGGCTCCCGCAGGACGGGTCCCTCCCGAAGGACATCGAGGGTCAGGGTGCGTACGGCGCCCGGGAGTTCACCGGTCAGCGACGCCGTCGAGGCGTCCACGACGACGGGCGGCCGCCCCAGGTGCTCCCAGACCGGCAGCACCCGACGGGCGTCCGGCGCCAGCGGGACCGGAACGAGACCGGCCGCCACCGCACCCCAGAACATCGGCTGGAAGTCCTCGCTGCGGTCGGCGAGCAACGGGACACAGGTCCCGGGCGCGACTCCTGCCTCCCGGAAGCCTCCGGCCACGCGCAGGGAGTCGTCCAGGAGCTCGCGCAGGCCGACCGTCAACTCGCCGCCGTCGCCGCGGACATGCACGACGACCTGCCCGGGAGCCTCACGGACCGCGTCCAGCAGTACATCCAGCAATGTCATGTCGTGTTCCACCGGTCCGTCGGTTCGTTCCTCGGAGAATGATCTTAAAAACGCTCAGCTCGCGGGGAATCAGCCGTCGGGAGGAGAGCGCATGCACCCTGGGAGTGACCTGGTGGACGGGTTCGGGTCGGGACAGCCCTTAGCGTGTCCACCGTGAACGTGGGGACCGAGGAGACCCGGTTGATCGTCCTGCGCGGCAACAGCGCGTCGGGGAAGTCGAGTGTGGCGGCCGGTCTCCGCGACAGCTTCGGCCGGGGACTGGCCGTGGTCGGCCAGGACAACCTCCGCCGCACCGTGCTGCGCGAACGCGACCGGCCGGGGGCGGCCAACATCGGCCTGATCGACCTGACGGCGCGCTACGCCCTGGACGCCGGCTTCCATGTGGTGGTCGAGGGCATCCTCTACGCCGACCATTACGGTGACATGCTCGCCCGGCTGCGCGCCGACCACCGCGGCCCGACCCACGGGTACTACCTGGACGTCCCGTTCGCCGAGACCGTGGCCCGGCACGCCACCAAGCCGATCGCCGACGCGGTCGACGAGAACCAGCTGCGGGACTGGTACCGCCCCCGCGATGTGCTGCCCGACGGTGTCGAGACCGTGATCGGTCCCGACAGCGTCCTGGCCGGGACCGTCGACCGCATCATGCGTGACACCGGCCTGGACGGCCTGCCGCCGGTCGACCGCTGACACCCCGGGGCCTGCCCGGCCCGGCAGGAGGCAGCGCCCCGCCCGGCCGGTCGCGGTCCGGCCGGGCAGGTCACACAGCTGCGCCCGCCCGGCTACGCGCCGGTCGGGGCGGCCTGCTGCACGACCTCGAAGGACCACACCGTGGACCCGCTGGCCGCCGGCTGGGGGCGCTCGGCGCTCCCGGCGCCGCCGCCGCCCTGATGGGCCGCCTTCATCGGCCCCTCCATCCACGCCTGGAAGGAGGCCTCGTCACGCCAGCGCGTGTAGACGAGGTAGTCGTCCGTGCCCTCGACGGGCCGGAGCAGCTCGAACCACTCGAATCCGTCGGAGCCCTCCACGGCATGGGCCCGGGAAGCGAAGCGCTTCTCCAGCGTCTCGCGTTGTTCCTGGGGGACGGTCAGCACATTGATCTTGACTACGCTCATGGCTCCATCCTGCCGTACGACGTCCGGACTCCGTCGGCGGGCGGGGCTGTCGCGGGAAGTTCCACCGTGATGCGGATCCCGCCCTCCGCGCGCGGGGCGAGAGTGAGCGTTCCGTCGTGTGCGCGGGTGATGGTCTGCACGATGGCCAGGCCGAGGCCGACGCCCGCGTGGTGGGTGCGCACCCGTTCGGCGCCGCGCCGGAACGGTTCGGTGAGCGTCGAGGCCAGCTGGGGGGTGACCTTCGCGCCGGTGTTCTCGACCGTGAGCACCGCGGTCCCCCGGTGGACGCCGGTGGTGACCCGGACAGTGCCGCGTTCGGGCAGGTTGTGGACGATCGCGTTGTGCACGAGGTTCGTCGTCAGCTGGAGCAGGAGCGCCGGAGATCCGATCGCGAGGGCGACCTCGGCGTCCGTCTCGACGGTGACGCCCTGCTCCTCCGCGAGGGGAAGGAGGGTCTCGGTGGCCTCTTCCGCCAGCAGTGACAGGTCGACGCGTTCCCGGGCGAAGGAACGCCGGTCGGCGCGGCTGAGCACGAGCAGCGCCTCGGTGAGGTCGATCGCCCGGCCGTTGACGGTGTACAGGCGGTCGATGATCTCGTCGGTGTCGCGGTCCGGATCGGTGCGGGCCACCTCCAGAAGAGCCTTCGAGATCGCCAGCGGGGTCCGCAGTTCGTGGGAGGCGTTGGCCGCGAACCTCTCCTGCTCGGCGACGTCTGCTTCGAGCCGGGCGAGCATCGTGTCGAACGCGTCGGCGAGCTCCCGGAACTCGTCCCTGCGGCCCGGCAGCCGGATCCGGTGGGCGAGCGACCCGCGCGTGGCCTCGCGGGTGGCCTCGGTGATCCGGGTCAGCGGGGCGAGCATACGGCCGGCGAGGACCCATCCTCCCAGGAGTCCGAAGACGAGAAGGACCGCCAGCACGGTGGCGGCCGCCGGGGCGAACGTGTACGCGAGGAGCTGGCGGTTGGGGTTCTCGTGGAGCATCCGCTTGTCCCAGTCGTCGGGAACGTACTCCAGGAGGAACACCCACACCGCCGTGAGCAGCAGGACGCCGGCGACCATGAGGAACCCGGCGTAGCTGAGGGTGAGCTTGAGGCGGACGCTCAACCCGGGCCGCCTAGCCACGGTCCGCTCCCTCACCGGTACCGGTGCCGGACGCCGGGGCGATGCGGTAGCCGACGCCCGGCACGGTGGCGATGATCCACGGTTCGCCGAGGCGCTTGCGCAGGGCCGAGACGGTGATGCGTACGGCGTTGGTGAACGGGTCGGCGTTCTCGTCCCACGCGCGTTCCAGAAGCTCCTCGGCGCTGACGACACCGCCGTCGGCGGCCACGAGGACATCGAGCACCGCGAACTGCTTTCTGGTCAGAGCGACGTAGCGGCCGTCCCGGTAGACCTCCCTGCGGAACGTGTCCAGCCGCAGCCCCGCGATCTCCCGCACGGGGGGCCTGCTGTGGGCGCGTCTGCGGTCGAGCGCTCTGAGCCTGAGCACAAGCTCCCGGAGGTCGAAGGGCTTCGTGAGGTAGTCGTCGGCGCCGAGCCCGAACCCGGAGGCCTTGTCGTCGAGGCGGTCGGCCGCCGTGAGCATGAGGATCGGCAGGCCACTGCCGGAGGCGACGATGTGTTCGGCGATCTCGTCGCCGGACGGCCCGGGGATGTCGCGGTCCAGGACGGCGATGTCGTAGGTGTTGACGCTCAGCATTTCCAGAGCGGTGTCCCCGTCGCCCGCGATGTCCGCGGCGATCGCTTCGAGACGCAGGCCGTCGCGGACGGCCTCCGCGAGATAGGGCTCGTCCTCGACGATCAGCACGCGCATGGTTCGATGCTACGAGTCGCCACCTATCGTCGGCGTATCGAAAACCGCATACGGGTCGGCAACACCGCGCCGCCTTGACTGGCGGTATGACTCGACCACCTCCGTCAGCGCGAACCACACCCCGCCGGACGCGCGGGCCCCTCGTCGTCGGTGCGGTGTCCGTCGTGGCAGCGATCGCGACGGCCCTCGGCCACGCCCTGCTGAACCCCTCACCTGTCCCGTCGCCCTCGGCCTCGGTCTCCGCCTCGCCGCGCTTCCCGTCCGCCGATCCCTCCTCGGCGCCGGCACCTCTAAAGCCTCCGCTCCACCGTGAGCTCGGTGGAGCGCTGGGAGAGGCCGACGGGGCCGTCCCCGACGGCGTGACGGTGCTCGACGACGGGATCCCGGCCGTCGCCAACCTCGACCCGGATCTGCTCCCGGCCCTCCGCCGGGCGGCACGGGAGGCGGCGCGGGACGGCGTCGAGTTCGTCGTCAACAGCGGCTGGCGATCACCGGAATATCAGGATCAGCTGCTCCGCAAGGCGATCGCGCGGTACGGGTCCGAGGCCGAGGCCGCCCGCTGGGTGGCCACCGCGAAGACGTCGCCGCACGTGTCGGGGGACGCGGTCGACATCGGACCGGCGGACGCGACGGAGTGGCTGTCCGAGCACGGCGCGGGATACGGGCTGTGCCAGACCTACCGGAACGAACCCTGGCACTACGAACTGCGCACGGAAGCGATCGACCGGGGTTGCCCGCGCATGTATGCCGACCCCACCCAGGACCCGAGGATGCGAAAGTGACCGGCAGCGAGCGAGGACGGACGATGACGCCGGTGGACACGGCCGGGACCGTACAGAGCGACGTGCCTACGGCCGGGACCGCACAGGGTGACGGGCCTACGGCCGGGACCGCGCAGAGCGACGTGGACGCGGCCTGTTCCCGGCAGGGCGACGCCGGTCTCCGGGACGCGGACCCCGGGGGCACCGGCCCCCGGCACACCGGCACGAGGAAGGGCGTCTGGACGCGCGGCCGGGTGCTCGCGGCGGCGTCGCTGCTGCTGGGCCTGCTCATGCTGCTGCACGCGAGCATCCCGAACCGGATCGGGAACCTCGGCAGTCTGGTGGAGACCTTCCTCCCGTGGTCCGGCCTGTTCATCCCGGTGCTGCTGGCCGGGGCGCTGCTGCGCCGCTCCGTCCTCGCGGCCGTCGCGCTCCTGCTGCCGGCCGTCGTGTGGCTGAACCTCTTCGGCGGACTGCTCACCGACAAGTCCCACCCGGGCGGCGACCTCACCGTGGTCAGCCACAACGTCGGCGCCGACAACCCCGACGTGGTGGGCACCGCACGCGCCCTGGTCGCCTCCGGCGCGGACGTGCTCGCGCTCGAAGAGCTGGACCCGGGGGCCCGGGGGACGTACGAGAGGGAGCTGGCGACCACGTATCCGCACCACACGGTGCTGGGCACGGTCGGCGTGTGGAGCAGACTGCCGCTGTCGGACACCCGGCCGGTCGACGTCGAGATGGACGCGGGGCCGCTGGGGGACGCGAAGCCCGCCGACGTCAAGCTGGAGTACAACCGGGGACTGCGTACCACGGTGGCCACGGACCACGGGCCCCTGGCGGTGTACGTGGCGCACCTCGGATCCGTACGGGTGAATCCCAGGGCGGGCCTCTCGTCGGGGCAACGGGACGCCGGCGCGCGGTCGCTCGGCCAGGCCCTCGCCGCCGAGCAGAACGAGCGGGTGGTGCTGCTCGGCGATCTGAACGGCACCCTGGACGACCGCGCGTACGCGGGCATCACCTCGCGGATGCGATCGGCGCAGGAGGCGTCCGGCGACGGGTTCGGCTTCAGCTGGCCCGCCACCTCCCCGGTGGTGCGGATCGACCAGATCCTGGTCCGCGGCGTGGAGCCGGAGAGTTCGTGGGTGCTGCCCGCGACCGGCAGCGACCATCTCCCGGTGGCGGCCCGCGTCAGCTGGTGACACCGCGGAGGGCTCCGGAGGCGCCGGGAATCCCCGACGGCCTCGGGGCGGGCGCCCGGACCCTCCGCGTCCCGCTGCGGTTCACCCGCCGCCGGGGCGCGATCAACGCACGCGCTAGGCTGCTTTCCGCCACGGGGGAAGTCCGGTCGAAATCCGGCGCTGACCCGCAACGGTAGACGGAGCCCCCGGGTTCCGTGAGCCCGATCACCCGCGGCGGAGAAGGCTCCTGACGATTCGCCGTGGACTGCGAATGGGCGCTGCGCGGGGCGGCCGCCGTCCGGGGCCGCTCCTCATCGCGCGACGCACGGCCCGAGGCGAAAGCGACCTGCCTGTGGCCACGTCCCTCGACCGCATACCCTCCAAGCCGTCGCGCCCCGCGCACCTCGGCACCGGACCGGCGCCACCCCGGCGCGTGCCCCTGCCGTTCCTCCTTGCCGGCCTGTGCGCGGCCCTGCCCCTCTCCCTCGTCTGCGGAGCGGCACTCGGGGCGTCGGGGCTCTCCTGGTCGGAGGTGACGCGCTATCTGTGGGCAGGGCTGGCCGGCGGAGCCATCGGCCCCGACGAGGTCCCGGGCTACACCATCGTCTGGGAACTGCGCCTGCCACGGGCCGTGCTGGCCGCCGTCGTCGGGGCCGGCCTGTCCGCCATCGGCGTCGCCGTCCAGGCCATGGTGCGCAACGCGCTGGCCGACCCGTTCGTGCTCGGCATCTCCTCGGGCGCGGCGGTCGGCGCCAACGCCGTGCTCATCTTCGGGACGTTGGGAGCGCTGGGCATCTGGGCCCTGTCCACGGCGGCGTTCCTCTCCGCACTCCTCGCCATGCTGCTCGTGTACGCGATCGCCCGCACCGAACGCGGACTGACCCCGCTCCGGCTCGTCCTGACGGGCACCGCGATGTACTACGGCTTCTCCGCCGTGACCACGTTCATGGTGTTCGCGGCCGAGCGCGGGGAAGCGGCCCGCTCGGCGATGATGTGGCTGCTCGGCAGCCTGAGCGGGGCCAACTGGGCCGCCGTGCCGATCGCCGCCGGAGCGGTGCTCGCCGGCCTCGCGCATCTCTGCTGGTCGGCACGGCGCCTGAACGCCCTCGCCATGGGGGACGAGACCGCCGCCGCCCTCGGGGTCGATCCCGGGAGGCTGCGCAAGGAGCTCTTCCTCGTCTCCGCGGCCGTGACCGGGGCGGTGGTCGCGGTGAGCGGGGCGATCGGCTTCGTCGGCCTGATGGTCCCGCACGCCGCACGGATGCTGGTCGGCGCGGACCACCGCCGGCTCCTGGCCGTCGCACCCCTGGCGGGAGCCGTCCTGCTGATCTGGGTGGACATCCTCTCGCGCGTGGTGCTGGCGCCGGCCGAGCTGCCGGTGGGCGTCCTCACCGCGGTCATCGGCGTTCCCTGCTTCCTCCTCCTCATGCGCCGGCGCGCCTACTCCTTCGGAGGCATCTGATGCGGATCGACATCGACGCGCTCACCGTCGAGATCGCCGGTGCACGGCTGGTCAACCAGGTCACCCTGGGCGCGGCCGACGGCCAGCTCGTCGGCCTGGTCGGTCCCAACGGCAGCGGGAAGTCGACCCTGTTGCGCTGCGTCTACCGGGCCCTGCGCCCTTCGGCGGGCGCCGTCAGGATCGGTGGTGAGGACCTTCACGCCCTGAGCACCCGGGAAGGCGCCCGGCGGCTGGCCGCCCTTCCGCAGGACGCGGTCGCCGAATTCGACTTCACCGTCGCCGAGATCGTCGCCATGGGGCGGCTGCCGCACCAGGGGCCCGTCGCCCGGGCGTCCGACGAGGACCGCCGCCTCTGCGACGAGGCGCTGGCGGGGGTCGGCGCGGGACACCTTGCCGAACGCGGCTTCCTCACCCTCTCCGGCGGCGAGCGGCAGCGCGTCCTGATCGCGCGCGCCCTCGCCCAGCAGCCCCGGGTCCTGGTGCTCGACGAACCCACCAACCACCTGGACATCGCGCACCAGTTGGAGGTCCTCGCCCTGGTCCGCGGCAGCGGCCTGACCGTCCTCACCGCCCTGCACGACCTGAATCTGGCGGCCCTGCACTGCGACCTGGTCCACGTCATCGACCGCGGCCGGATCGTCGCCTCCGGTTCCCCGCACGCGGTCCTGACCACCGAGCTGCTGGCCGACGTCTTCGGTGTACGGGCGCACCGCGTCGCACATCCGGAGACCGGCGCGCTCCAACTGCTCTTCGACCTTGCCTCTGCCCGTCCCACCTCCTGAAGGAGCCTCGACCACCATGCCCAACCCCCTGCGTCCCGCAGCTCTCGTGCTCGCGGCCGCCCTGGCACTCACCGGCTGCGGAGCGGACGTCACCCCACGGGCCGACGGGAAGGACCGCACGTCCGAGGCCGACCGCCACTACCCGGTGACCGTCGAGAACTGCGGGGAGAGGAAGACGTACGACAAGGCCCCGCAGCGCGTCGTCACCAACGACACCGGCATCACCGAGATCATGTTCGCCCTCGGGCTGGAGGACCACATGGCCGGGTACGTGATGCCCGACGACAAGGGTGACCTGACGTCCGTCCCCTGGAAGGACGGCTACACGAAGACCAAGTGGCTCTCCAAGGAGCGGATCAACAAGGAGCTGGTCCTCGACGCGCGAGCCGACCTGGTCTTCGCCGGCTGGAACTACGGATTCAACGAGGGGGAGGGCTTCACCCCCGCCGAACTGGAGCGCGTGGGCATCGACTCGTATCTGCTCAGCGAGTCGTGCCGCAACGGGCAGGGCAAGGCCCGCGGAGTCATGCCCCCGCTCGAAGCGCTCTACACCGACCTGCGGAACCTCGGAAAGATCTTCGACGTCGAGGACCGGGCGGACACCCTCATCACGTCGTTCCGCGAGGAGGTCGCCGACGCACGGGCGAAGGCGGCCGAGGGCGGTGACCGCCTCCGTGTCTTCCTGTACGACGACGGGAAGGACAAGCCGCTGACCTCGGGCGCGTACGCCGGACCGCACGACATCATCACCAAGGCCGGCGGCGACCACGTCATGAAGGACCTGGAGGACAGCTGGACGACGGTGGGCTGGGAGACCGTGGTCGACCGCGATCCCGAGGTCATCGTCATCAACGACTACGGCGACACCACGGCGGACGAGAAGCGGAAGTTCCTGAAGTCCTACAAGCCGCTCGCCGGCGTTTCCGCGATCGTGAACGACCGGATCGTCGTACTCGACTACGTGGACCTGGTCGAGAGCCCGCGCAATCCGGCGGCCATCAGCTCGCTGGCGGAGGACCTGAGGAAGTTCGCCCGGTAGGTGGGCCCGCCGGGTGCGGCGGGGCGGGGCCCGGCCCGGAGACCCTCCCGGGCCGGGCCCCGCCCGGTCGGTTCAGCCGTTGAACGTGTCCGGGTCGGGCCCGGTGCGCTCGTCCCGGTTCAGGGCGGCGATCTCGCCGACGTCCCCTTCGGTGAGCTCGAAGTCGAAGAGTGCGAAGTTGTCCTGGATGCGCTTCAGCGTCACGGACTTGGGGAACACGATGTCCCCACGCTGCAGGTGCCAGCGCAGCACCACCTGTGCGGGGGTCCTGCCCAGCCGCTCGGCGATGCGCGTGACCGTCGGGTCCGCGAGCACCTTGCCCTGGGCGATGGGCGACCACGCCTCCGTGGCGATGCCGTGCTCCGCCCCGAAGGCGCGCAGGGCATCCTGCGTGAGGTACGGGTGCACCTCGATCTGGTTGACGGCGGGCACCACCGTGCTGTTGTCCAGCAGCCGCCGCAGGTGGTTCTCCTGGAAGTTGGAGACCCCGATGGCCTTGACGCGTCCGGACCGGTAGATCTCCTCCAGGGCCTTCCACGTCTCCACGAAGTCCCCCGAACCTCCTGGCAGGGGCCAGTGGATGAGGAAGAGGTCGAGGTAGTCGAGGTCCAGTTCCTCCATGGAGCGGTCGAACGCCCGGAGCGCCTCGTCGGGTGCGTGCGCC
The nucleotide sequence above comes from Streptomyces sp. NBC_01116. Encoded proteins:
- a CDS encoding ABC transporter substrate-binding protein; this translates as MPNPLRPAALVLAAALALTGCGADVTPRADGKDRTSEADRHYPVTVENCGERKTYDKAPQRVVTNDTGITEIMFALGLEDHMAGYVMPDDKGDLTSVPWKDGYTKTKWLSKERINKELVLDARADLVFAGWNYGFNEGEGFTPAELERVGIDSYLLSESCRNGQGKARGVMPPLEALYTDLRNLGKIFDVEDRADTLITSFREEVADARAKAAEGGDRLRVFLYDDGKDKPLTSGAYAGPHDIITKAGGDHVMKDLEDSWTTVGWETVVDRDPEVIVINDYGDTTADEKRKFLKSYKPLAGVSAIVNDRIVVLDYVDLVESPRNPAAISSLAEDLRKFAR
- a CDS encoding aldo/keto reductase, whose amino-acid sequence is MPSVPSITLNNGVTIPQLGFGTFQIPPDETCETTLAALETGYRHIDTAQMYGNEKEVGQAVRESGLDRADVFVTSKLNNGAHAPDEALRAFDRSMEELDLDYLDLFLIHWPLPGGSGDFVETWKALEEIYRSGRVKAIGVSNFQENHLRRLLDNSTVVPAVNQIEVHPYLTQDALRAFGAEHGIATEAWSPIAQGKVLADPTVTRIAERLGRTPAQVVLRWHLQRGDIVFPKSVTLKRIQDNFALFDFELTEGDVGEIAALNRDERTGPDPDTFNG